A genome region from Triticum aestivum cultivar Chinese Spring chromosome 2B, IWGSC CS RefSeq v2.1, whole genome shotgun sequence includes the following:
- the LOC123040012 gene encoding uncharacterized protein, with amino-acid sequence MAAGVTTIGWEEEERPAAGRGQAPAQPLPGRSEIPSSNKKPSARPARDSKARPAAEEGQGPPGQEIELRNQQPEKPKRGVRWRCSTGCGACCKLDKGPEFLTPDKDKADGADHLQLYKSMIGPDG; translated from the exons ATGGCGGCCGGCGTGACCACCATCGGGTGGGAAGAGGAGGAACGGCCAGCGGCGGGGCGAGGCCAAGCCCCAGCCCAGCCCTTGCCTGGGCGCTCTGAGATCCCCAGCAGCAACAAGAAGCCCAGCGCTAGACCGGCCAGGGACAGTAAGGCTCGCCCAGCGGCGGAAGAGGGGCAGGGGCCACCGGGCCAGGAGATTGAGTTGAGGAACCAGCAGCCGGAGAAGCCGAAGCGGGGGGTGCGGTGGCGGTGCTCGACGGGGTGCGGCGCCTGCTGCAAGCTAGACAAGGGCCCCGAGTTCCTCACCCCCGACAAGGACAAGGCGGACGGGGCTGACCACCTCCAG CTGTACAAGAGCATGATTGGCCCCGATGGATAG
- the LOC123040013 gene encoding tyrosine N-monooxygenase-like, with translation MNLGTLVIMVTLLVYFVLKNIRVLLSQQQRGRRGRLPPGPVTLPIIGNMHQLILNKPAVFRWIHGLLKEMKTDIMCLRLGATHVIVVACPQIVCEVLRTKDEVFASRPTTFASGLFSFGYKGSIFSPQGEQWKKMRRVLTVQILASSMEGKLHHLRKEEYDHLVRYFSDLPASSASWPGHDEVAHVAALFTVLNHLYSFCVSDYFPTLIGLDLDGHEKVSKDAMQTINRLHDPIIEERIRERSSTLEKFGEKKEARDFLDVLVHLKDAEGQPMLSLEEIRAQTAEMMFAAVDNPSNAVEWALAEMMNMPEIMQKATEELDAVVGKDRLVQESDIPQLNYLKSCIQEAFRLHPYHALNVPHVTMADTTIAGYTIPKDNHILLSRLGLGRNPKIWTEPLEFQPERHLNTANVLLTDPGLRFISFSSGRRGCPGISLGTSMTMMLFARMLQGFTWTKLPGVKSISLQERNAGVALAEPLVLQATPRLAAHLYI, from the exons ATGAATCTTGGTACTCTTGTTATCATGGTGACTTTGCTGGTGTATTTTGTCTTGAAGAATATAAGAGTGCTACTGTCCCAGCAGCAACGTGGGCGACGAGGCAGGCTGCCCCCGGGGCCTGTCACGCTGCCCATCATCGGTAACATGCACCAGCTGATTCTGAACAAGCCAGCGGTATTCCGGTGGATCCATGGCCTGCTCAAGGAGATGAAAACAGACATCATGTGCCTCCGTCTTGGGGCTACTCATGTCATTGTGGTGGCATGCCCACAGATAGTCTGTGAGGTACTGCGAACAAAAGATGAAGTTTTCGCCTCCCGTCCCACCACCTTCGCCTCAGGCTTATTCAGCTTCGGGTACAAGGGCTCCATCTTCTCACCACAAGGAGAGCAGTGGAAGAAGATGAGGCGTGTCCTCACCGTTCAGATCCTCGCCTCGTCCATGGAGGGAAAGCTCCACCACCTCCGGAAAGAGGAGTACGACCACCTTGTGAG ATACTTCAGTGACCTACCAGCTTCATCCGCTAGTTGGCCTGGACATGATGAGGTGGCACATGTTGCCGCTCTCTTCACGGTCCTCAACCATCTCTACAGCTTTTGCGTGTCCGACTACTTCCCAACCCTCATAGGCCTCGACCTGGATGGCCATGAAAAGGTTTCCAAGGATGCCATGCAAACAATCAACCGGTTGCATGATCCTATTATAGAGGAGCGAATCCGCGAAAGGTCATCCACTCTTGAGAAATTTGGTGAAAAGAAAGAGGCCAGAGACTTTCTGGACGTCCTGGTTCATCTTAAAGATGCAGAGGGACAACCAATGCTTTCCCTAGAAGAGATTAGAGCACAAACAGCG GAAATGATGTTTGCAGCAGTCGATAACCCATCTAATGCGGTTGAGTGGGCACTTGCTGAGATGATGAACATGCCAGAGATCATGCAGAAAGCAACAGAGGAACTCGATGCTGTCGTCGGTAAAGATAGACTGGTGCAGGAGTCTGACATTCCTCAGCTAAACTATCTCAAATCGTGCATCCAGGAGGCCTTTCGCTTACACCCATACCATGCTCTTAACGTACCCCATGTCACCATGGCGGACACAACTATTGCTGGCTACACCATCCCCAAGGATAACCACATACTTTTAAGCCGGCTTGGACTTGGCCGCAATCCCAAGATCTGGACTGAACCACTGGAGTTTCAGCCTGAGAGGCATTTGAACACTGCGAATGTACTTCTCACTGATCCAGGCCTACGTTTCATTTCATTTAGCAGTGGGAGGAGGGGTTGTCCTGGGATTTCACTTGGTACCTCTATGACAATGATGTTGTTCGCAAGGATGTTGCAGGGATTCACTTGGACAAAGCTTCCCGGCGTTAAGAGTATCAGTCTCCAAGAACGCAATGCGGGTGTTGCACTAGCTGAGCCCCTTGTTCTGCAAGCTACACCGCGATTGGCTGCACATCTCTATATATGA